A region of Candidatus Bathyarchaeia archaeon DNA encodes the following proteins:
- a CDS encoding hydroxyacid dehydrogenase, whose translation MAERILICDEIHPDGIDILRKKGFQVDIRLDLSGEELKEELPKYSAVIIRGRTKLTRDLLKGAGGLKLIVRAGVGLDNIDLDAANELGIKVMATPEATTQSVAELTIGLILSLLRRIPFNDAALKGGKWVKSGSMGRELRGSVLGVVGAGGRIGSEVARIARIGFGAEVIGFDIVDISRKASEIGFRVAGSLEELLRESDIVTIHVPYSPSTHHLIDRRRIGLMKEGALLVNTSRAEVIDGMAALEALRAGKLGGLALDVFTKEPPVDAWERELVGSDKCVCTCHIGAQTLEGQRRASLAAAERVCAFFGV comes from the coding sequence ATGGCCGAGAGGATCCTGATTTGCGATGAGATCCATCCAGATGGCATAGATATCCTGAGGAAGAAGGGATTTCAAGTCGACATCCGCCTCGACCTCAGCGGCGAGGAGCTGAAGGAGGAGCTTCCCAAATATTCGGCGGTAATAATCAGGGGAAGGACGAAGCTGACGAGGGATCTGCTAAAGGGCGCCGGCGGGCTCAAGCTCATCGTCAGGGCCGGGGTAGGCTTGGATAATATAGACCTAGATGCCGCGAACGAGCTCGGCATAAAGGTCATGGCGACGCCGGAGGCGACGACCCAGAGCGTCGCGGAGCTCACGATAGGCCTGATACTTTCCTTGCTTCGCAGGATACCGTTCAACGACGCCGCCCTCAAAGGAGGCAAATGGGTCAAATCCGGCTCGATGGGGCGCGAGCTAAGGGGAAGCGTGCTTGGGGTCGTTGGCGCGGGCGGGAGGATAGGGTCCGAGGTCGCTAGGATCGCTAGGATCGGGTTCGGCGCGGAGGTAATCGGGTTTGATATAGTGGACATAAGCCGAAAGGCCTCGGAGATCGGGTTTAGGGTCGCTGGCTCCTTGGAGGAGCTTTTGCGAGAAAGCGACATAGTCACGATCCACGTCCCGTATTCGCCCTCGACGCATCACCTGATCGATAGGAGGCGAATAGGGCTGATGAAGGAGGGCGCGCTCCTGGTGAATACATCTAGGGCCGAGGTAATCGATGGGATGGCTGCTCTAGAGGCCTTGAGGGCCGGGAAGCTCGGCGGGCTGGCCCTAGACGTATTTACCAAGGAGCCGCCCGTCGATGCTTGGGAGAGGGAGCTCGTGGGATCGGATAAATGCGTTTGCACTTGCCACATCGGCGCCCAGACCCTCGAGGGCCAAAGGAGGGCGAGCTTGGCCGCGGCCGAGAGGGTTTGCGCGTTCTTCGGTGTTTGA
- the fbp gene encoding fructose-1,6-bisphosphate aldolase/phosphatase, with amino-acid sequence MGGKKVTISLIKADVGSVAGHYSVHPEQIEVAKACLERARNEGLIEDFFVFNCGDDLELLMTHWRGENDPKIHGLAWDTFKEVTEKVSKKLKLYAAGQDLLSDTFSGNVKGMGPGVAEMEIEERPSEPFVAFAADKTEPGAFNLPLFRIFADPSYTAGLVIEEVMHSGFTFRVLDIIENKYVDLVCPAEIYDLVALIGTTGRYVIERIFRNSDGLLAASVSTSRLSLIAGKYVGKDDPCMLVRCQRGLPALGEVLLPFSFPHLVAGWMRGSHYGPLMPVGLEDARCTAFDGPPRIVALGFNLSDGRLIGLGGSKPADLFADVAFDRARSIANEIAEYIRRHGEFMPARLGPEEMEYTTLPQVLRKLSNRFKEARKP; translated from the coding sequence ATGGGCGGTAAGAAGGTTACGATCTCGTTGATAAAGGCCGATGTCGGATCGGTCGCGGGCCATTACAGCGTCCATCCGGAGCAGATAGAGGTTGCCAAGGCGTGCCTCGAGAGGGCTAGGAATGAGGGCCTGATAGAGGACTTTTTCGTATTCAACTGCGGCGACGACTTAGAGCTCCTGATGACCCATTGGCGCGGGGAGAACGATCCCAAGATCCACGGGTTGGCTTGGGATACCTTCAAGGAGGTGACGGAGAAGGTCTCGAAGAAGCTCAAGCTATACGCCGCTGGCCAAGACCTTCTCTCCGATACCTTCAGCGGGAACGTGAAGGGGATGGGGCCCGGGGTGGCGGAAATGGAGATCGAGGAGCGCCCCTCCGAGCCATTCGTCGCCTTCGCCGCCGATAAAACGGAGCCCGGGGCCTTCAACCTGCCGCTCTTCAGGATCTTCGCCGACCCCTCCTATACGGCCGGCCTCGTAATAGAGGAGGTCATGCACTCGGGCTTTACCTTTAGGGTCTTGGACATAATAGAGAACAAGTACGTGGACCTCGTCTGCCCCGCGGAGATCTATGACTTGGTGGCCCTCATCGGGACGACGGGAAGATATGTGATCGAGAGGATATTCAGGAACTCGGATGGCCTTTTGGCGGCCAGCGTCTCGACCAGCAGACTGAGCCTGATAGCGGGAAAATACGTGGGCAAGGACGATCCTTGCATGCTGGTCAGGTGCCAGCGCGGCCTTCCGGCGCTCGGGGAGGTCCTACTGCCCTTTTCGTTCCCGCACCTCGTCGCGGGCTGGATGAGGGGCTCCCACTACGGGCCCTTGATGCCCGTGGGCTTGGAGGATGCGCGGTGCACCGCCTTCGACGGCCCGCCTAGGATAGTGGCCCTTGGCTTCAACCTCTCCGATGGTCGATTGATCGGCCTCGGCGGCTCTAAGCCAGCGGACCTCTTCGCCGATGTTGCCTTCGATAGGGCCCGTTCGATCGCGAACGAAATTGCCGAGTACATAAGGCGGCACGGCGAGTTCATGCCCGCCAGATTGGGCCCCGAGGAGATGGAGTACACGACTCTGCCCCAAGTCCTCAGGAAGCTATCCAATAGGTTCAAGGAGGCACGTAAGCCCTGA